The following coding sequences lie in one Microvirga sp. 17 mud 1-3 genomic window:
- a CDS encoding chloride channel protein, with protein sequence MLAAVVGAVSGVIVSAMGFIVRLLHSLLFEITLDESLSALSSIEPRHALIPALGGALVGLSAWLVSRYRSTHLVDPIEANALHGGRLSLSDSAIVGIQTILSNGFGASVGLEAGYTQMGSGIASWAARRLNLRRSDVRVLVGCGAAGAIACAFNAPFTGAFYGFELIIGVYSIATVAPVMAATLAAVLVGHVLQTAPNLIDVPPVPELTAGDYFPFLLLGLVAGGVSVGIMRLVTLVERAFVATRCPPIFRPAIGGLAVGGIGLFVPQALSAGHGALHIQLESGLGLWMLALLFAAKVAASAISLGSGFRGGLFFASLLLGVLLGKIFAIVAGPIMPLAVDPVVSAIVGMASLAVGIVGGPLTITFLALETTGDLAISGIVLTASIMAAIVVRQTFGYSFSTWRLHLRGETIRSAQDVGWLRSLTVGRMMRRDVKTIQIPATLTEFRRKFPLGSAQRVVAADEAGRYAGIILVPEAYGSGLEADAGDNIASLLRYRDDMLVPAMNVKEAASIFDQTQSEELAVVDNGQNRKVLGLLTESHLLRRYSEELDKAHRGALGEETVNEGMRREHQA encoded by the coding sequence ATGCTGGCGGCCGTGGTCGGGGCGGTCTCGGGCGTCATCGTCTCGGCCATGGGCTTCATCGTGCGGCTGCTGCACAGCCTGCTCTTCGAGATCACCCTGGACGAAAGCCTGAGCGCGCTCTCGTCCATCGAGCCGCGCCATGCCCTCATCCCGGCCCTCGGCGGAGCATTGGTAGGCTTGAGCGCCTGGCTCGTCTCCCGCTACCGGTCGACCCACCTCGTGGACCCGATCGAGGCCAACGCCCTCCATGGGGGCCGCCTGTCCTTGAGCGACAGCGCGATCGTGGGCATTCAGACCATCCTGTCCAATGGGTTCGGCGCCTCGGTGGGCCTGGAGGCCGGCTACACGCAGATGGGATCCGGCATCGCCTCCTGGGCCGCGCGGCGCCTGAACCTGCGCCGGAGCGACGTGCGCGTCCTCGTAGGGTGCGGTGCAGCCGGCGCCATCGCGTGCGCGTTCAATGCGCCGTTCACCGGCGCGTTCTACGGCTTCGAACTGATCATCGGCGTCTATTCCATCGCGACCGTCGCGCCCGTCATGGCCGCCACGCTCGCGGCCGTCCTGGTCGGCCATGTGCTCCAGACGGCCCCGAATCTCATCGACGTGCCGCCCGTGCCGGAGCTGACGGCCGGGGATTACTTCCCGTTCCTCCTGCTCGGGCTGGTGGCGGGCGGCGTGTCGGTCGGGATCATGCGGCTCGTGACTCTGGTCGAGCGGGCCTTCGTGGCCACGCGCTGCCCGCCGATCTTCCGGCCTGCCATCGGAGGGCTGGCGGTCGGAGGAATCGGGCTCTTCGTCCCGCAGGCCCTGTCGGCCGGTCACGGGGCGCTTCACATCCAGTTGGAGAGCGGGCTCGGCCTCTGGATGCTGGCGCTGCTCTTCGCCGCCAAGGTTGCGGCCTCGGCGATCTCCCTCGGCTCGGGTTTCCGCGGCGGCCTGTTCTTCGCGTCCCTTCTCCTCGGGGTGCTCCTTGGCAAGATCTTCGCCATCGTGGCCGGGCCGATCATGCCGCTTGCGGTGGACCCGGTGGTCTCCGCCATTGTCGGCATGGCGTCGCTCGCGGTCGGCATTGTCGGCGGGCCGCTGACCATCACGTTCCTGGCCCTCGAGACGACGGGCGATCTCGCCATCAGCGGGATCGTGCTCACGGCCTCGATCATGGCCGCCATCGTGGTGCGCCAGACCTTCGGCTATTCCTTCTCCACATGGCGCCTGCACCTGCGCGGCGAGACCATCCGCAGCGCGCAGGACGTGGGCTGGCTGCGCAGCCTGACCGTCGGGCGGATGATGCGGCGCGACGTCAAGACCATCCAGATCCCCGCAACCCTGACGGAATTCCGTCGGAAGTTCCCGCTCGGCTCCGCGCAGCGGGTCGTGGCCGCCGACGAGGCAGGCCGCTATGCGGGCATCATCCTCGTCCCTGAGGCCTACGGGTCCGGCCTGGAGGCCGATGCGGGCGACAACATCGCGTCCCTCCTGCGCTACCGGGACGACATGCTGGTCCCGGCCATGAACGTGAAGGAGGCGGCGAGCATCTTCGACCAGACTCAGAGCGAAGAGCTCGCGGTGGTGGACAATGGACAGAACCGCAAGGTCCTGGGGCTCCTGACCGAGAGCCACCTCCTGCGCCGCTACAGCGAGGAGCTCGATAAGGCCCATCGCGGCGCTCTCGGCGAGGAGACCGTGAACGAGGGCATGCGCCGGGAGCACCAGGCCTGA
- a CDS encoding lysozyme inhibitor LprI family protein, protein MKYPSALLAGIVLAIAIPTSGAFAQSAPATPCDSETSTYAQSACLDKALKAADGELNGVYKKALAAIDKSGDMSAEQRRNWKQALQKAQRAWVAFRDADCGEPVGYEWFQGTGMGPATLACDLQKTKIRTQELTDRYLNR, encoded by the coding sequence ATGAAATATCCGTCCGCCCTTCTCGCAGGCATTGTCCTGGCCATCGCGATTCCGACCTCGGGCGCATTCGCCCAGAGCGCCCCCGCCACGCCCTGCGACTCGGAGACCTCCACCTACGCTCAGAGCGCCTGCCTGGACAAAGCCCTGAAGGCCGCCGACGGGGAACTCAACGGCGTCTACAAGAAGGCGCTGGCTGCCATCGACAAGAGCGGCGACATGTCCGCCGAGCAGCGCCGCAACTGGAAGCAGGCCCTTCAGAAGGCCCAGCGGGCCTGGGTGGCGTTCCGCGATGCGGATTGCGGCGAGCCGGTCGGCTACGAGTGGTTCCAGGGCACCGGTATGGGTCCGGCGACGCTTGCCTGCGACCTGCAGAAGACGAAGATCAGGACCCAGGAACTGACGGACCGTTACCTTAACCGGTAG
- a CDS encoding peptidoglycan-binding protein, translating to MNRACLRPILHLCVALASLGAGAGLPAKAQPAPAARTPDPAATEAARGAFEALPEAERRAIQESLIWSGDYSGVADGTFGRQTFEAIAAFQRRAGRPATGIPSAADRTALQAGLKSAVSAAGFETLMDARTGVRIGVPSRLLVRQGDNPNGGSRWQSPDGKITLDTRVAPADATLASLYERNLAIKTPGRAVTYKVLRPDFFVIAGETPTGKFYTRYADGPGGIRAFSIGYDKSVAAQTDRLVVAIANSFVPFPESSPAAPAPTVAQSAPVPRAAPGGGSAPFGTGLAVGTRQVLTAAPVDRCKEVRVGDVKVQQVKGSGPFLLETVQDLNAKPAQLSTASSSDDGAPVLVLAFGNDGEGLRLNAVAGTRSGKAALAAPLQPGASGAPVFDGTGALTGFVGALPANPRKVAGIVPSTLYPVVPAPEAIKIFPSLAAGGARPAAPMSAADLVSTMRASAVALACTP from the coding sequence ATGAATCGCGCTTGCCTGCGCCCTATCCTGCACCTGTGTGTCGCCCTGGCCTCCCTCGGCGCGGGCGCAGGATTGCCGGCCAAGGCGCAGCCCGCCCCCGCCGCGCGAACCCCGGACCCTGCGGCGACCGAGGCTGCGCGGGGCGCCTTCGAGGCCCTGCCCGAAGCGGAAAGGCGGGCGATCCAGGAGAGCCTGATCTGGAGCGGCGACTATAGCGGCGTGGCGGACGGCACCTTCGGGCGCCAGACCTTCGAAGCGATCGCGGCGTTCCAAAGGCGGGCCGGCAGGCCGGCGACAGGCATTCCGAGCGCGGCCGACCGAACGGCTCTTCAGGCCGGGCTGAAGAGCGCCGTTTCCGCCGCGGGCTTCGAAACCCTTATGGATGCGCGCACGGGCGTGCGGATCGGCGTGCCGTCGCGCCTCCTCGTCAGGCAGGGCGACAATCCCAACGGAGGAAGCCGCTGGCAGAGCCCGGATGGGAAGATCACCCTCGACACCCGCGTCGCCCCCGCGGACGCGACGCTGGCCTCCCTCTACGAGCGCAACCTCGCCATCAAGACGCCCGGCCGCGCCGTCACCTACAAGGTGCTGCGGCCCGACTTCTTCGTGATCGCCGGAGAGACGCCGACCGGCAAGTTCTACACGCGCTACGCGGACGGTCCGGGGGGCATCCGGGCCTTCTCGATCGGCTACGATAAATCCGTTGCAGCCCAAACCGACCGTCTGGTGGTCGCCATCGCCAATTCGTTCGTGCCTTTCCCGGAATCCTCACCGGCCGCACCGGCCCCGACCGTTGCGCAGTCCGCGCCTGTCCCGAGGGCCGCACCCGGCGGCGGATCGGCGCCTTTCGGCACCGGCCTCGCAGTGGGCACACGGCAGGTCCTCACGGCCGCGCCGGTGGACCGGTGCAAGGAGGTGCGCGTCGGCGACGTGAAGGTGCAGCAGGTCAAGGGCAGCGGCCCCTTCCTGCTGGAAACCGTACAGGACCTGAACGCCAAGCCCGCCCAGCTTTCCACAGCCTCATCCTCGGACGACGGCGCGCCGGTTCTGGTGCTCGCTTTCGGAAACGACGGCGAGGGGCTCCGGCTCAATGCCGTCGCGGGAACGCGCTCGGGCAAAGCCGCGCTCGCAGCTCCGCTCCAGCCCGGCGCGAGCGGCGCGCCCGTCTTCGACGGAACGGGTGCGCTCACCGGATTCGTGGGCGCCCTGCCGGCCAATCCGCGCAAGGTGGCCGGGATCGTGCCGAGCACCCTCTACCCGGTCGTCCCCGCACCAGAAGCCATTAAGATCTTCCCCAGCCTCGCGGCGGGCGGGGCGAGACCGGCAGCACCGATGAGCGCCGCCGATCTCGTGAGCACGATGCGGGCCTCCGCAGTCGCGTTGGCCTGCACGCCCTGA
- a CDS encoding ABC transporter ATP-binding protein — MSQQKRRGDATRDVLSFTFRHWRREPKYVLLIVVTMMAATLADVFMPVFAGRLVDAISLGASDRDAALSGALSAFIVMTGLGLVMVLLRHLAFYGIVEMTLRVMSRVAQDAFARVQRFSTDWHANSFAGSIVRKITRGMWALDLLHDTLLLALLPSLVVLIGSMVVLGLHWPVMGLVIAIGTVTYIAMTALLSTLYVAPAARLANAWDTRMGGTLADALSCNAVVKAFGAEIREDSRLKGVLDKWENRTRRVWQRGTNSGTTQLVALLIIRAAIIGTAVWLWWENRASPGDLAYVLTTYFVIHGYLRDVGMHINNLRRSVNDMEELVSIYDEPIGIKDRPAAPAIRIERGEIVFDHVDFHYAGHATPLYRDLSLTVRAGERVGLVGPSGSGKTTLVKLVQRLYDVSDGRILIDGQDIAAVRQASLRSQIAIVQQEPILFHRTLAENIAYARPGATMAEIERAARLANAHDFIERLPKGYGTLVGERGVKLSGGERQRVAIARAFLADAPILILDEATSALDSESEVLIQQAMERLMEGRTSIVIAHRLSTVRALDRILVFDKGRIVEEGTHQALYRRQGLYRRLCDHQGLEFGATERAGQAAE; from the coding sequence ATGAGTCAGCAGAAGAGACGCGGGGACGCGACCCGCGACGTTTTGAGTTTCACGTTCCGGCATTGGCGCCGCGAACCGAAATACGTTCTCCTCATCGTCGTCACCATGATGGCCGCGACGCTCGCGGACGTGTTCATGCCGGTCTTCGCGGGCCGCCTCGTCGACGCCATCTCGCTCGGGGCGAGCGACCGGGACGCCGCGTTGTCCGGCGCGCTGAGCGCCTTCATCGTCATGACGGGGCTCGGCCTCGTGATGGTCCTCCTGCGCCATCTGGCTTTCTACGGCATCGTCGAGATGACGCTGCGGGTCATGTCGCGCGTTGCGCAGGATGCCTTCGCGCGGGTGCAGCGATTCTCGACCGACTGGCACGCCAACAGCTTCGCCGGCTCCATTGTGCGCAAGATCACCCGCGGCATGTGGGCGCTCGATCTCCTGCACGACACGCTCCTGCTCGCGCTCCTGCCATCGCTCGTGGTGCTGATCGGCTCCATGGTCGTCCTCGGGCTGCACTGGCCCGTCATGGGGCTGGTGATCGCCATCGGCACGGTGACTTACATCGCCATGACGGCGCTCCTGTCCACCCTCTACGTGGCGCCTGCGGCGCGGCTGGCGAATGCCTGGGACACGCGGATGGGCGGCACCCTGGCCGATGCCCTGAGCTGCAACGCGGTCGTGAAGGCGTTCGGCGCGGAGATCCGAGAGGATTCGCGGCTGAAGGGCGTGCTGGACAAGTGGGAGAACCGCACCCGGCGGGTCTGGCAGCGCGGCACGAACAGCGGCACGACGCAGCTCGTGGCGCTCCTCATTATCCGCGCGGCCATCATCGGCACGGCGGTTTGGCTCTGGTGGGAGAACCGCGCCTCGCCCGGCGATCTCGCCTATGTACTGACGACCTACTTCGTCATCCACGGCTACCTGCGCGATGTGGGCATGCACATCAACAACCTGCGCCGGTCCGTGAACGACATGGAGGAGCTGGTGTCGATCTACGACGAGCCCATCGGGATCAAGGATCGTCCGGCGGCGCCTGCGATCCGCATCGAGAGAGGCGAGATCGTCTTCGACCACGTGGACTTCCACTATGCGGGCCACGCGACGCCGCTCTATCGGGACCTGTCGCTCACGGTCCGCGCGGGCGAGCGGGTCGGGCTCGTCGGTCCGTCCGGCTCGGGCAAGACGACGCTCGTCAAGCTCGTGCAGCGGCTCTACGACGTGTCGGACGGGCGCATCCTGATTGACGGTCAGGACATCGCGGCGGTGCGTCAGGCGTCGCTACGGTCGCAGATCGCCATCGTGCAGCAGGAGCCGATCCTGTTCCACAGGACGCTCGCCGAGAACATCGCCTATGCGCGCCCCGGCGCCACGATGGCCGAGATCGAGCGGGCGGCGCGGCTCGCCAATGCGCACGACTTCATCGAGCGCCTGCCCAAGGGCTACGGAACCCTCGTGGGCGAGCGCGGCGTGAAGCTCTCGGGCGGCGAGCGCCAGAGGGTCGCCATCGCGCGGGCCTTCCTGGCGGATGCGCCGATCCTGATCCTGGACGAGGCGACCTCCGCGCTCGACTCGGAATCGGAGGTGCTGATCCAGCAGGCGATGGAGCGGCTCATGGAAGGCCGAACCTCCATCGTCATTGCCCACCGGCTCTCCACCGTCCGGGCGCTGGATCGCATCCTGGTCTTCGACAAGGGGCGGATCGTCGAGGAGGGCACCCATCAGGCCCTCTACCGCCGGCAGGGGCTCTACCGGCGCCTCTGCGACCACCAGGGTCTGGAGTTCGGCGCCACGGAGCGGGCCGGGCAGGCGGCGGAGTAA
- a CDS encoding MOSC domain-containing protein, producing MDPIVEAVSSHPTHAFSKTKRDRIRLLAGLGVEGDAHAGETVRHRSRVAKDPTQPNLRQVHLIHAELHDELRLKGFRVLAGEMGENVTTRGIDLLSLPAGTRLRLGPEALVEVTGLRNPCVQIDRFQKGMMAAVLDRDPDGKLVRKAGIMGIVLEGGEIRPGDAIRVELPAPPHRQLAPV from the coding sequence ATGGATCCCATCGTCGAGGCGGTCAGCAGCCATCCGACGCACGCCTTCAGCAAGACGAAGCGGGACCGTATCCGCCTCCTCGCCGGGCTCGGTGTCGAAGGGGATGCCCATGCGGGCGAGACCGTCCGCCACCGCTCGCGGGTCGCAAAGGACCCGACGCAGCCGAACCTCCGGCAGGTCCACCTGATTCATGCGGAGCTTCACGACGAACTGCGCCTGAAGGGCTTTCGCGTCCTGGCCGGAGAAATGGGCGAGAACGTTACCACGCGGGGAATCGATCTCCTGTCCTTGCCGGCCGGCACACGGCTTCGCCTCGGCCCTGAGGCGCTCGTGGAGGTGACGGGCCTGCGCAATCCGTGCGTCCAGATCGACCGTTTTCAAAAGGGCATGATGGCGGCCGTGCTCGACCGGGACCCGGACGGCAAGCTCGTCCGCAAGGCGGGGATCATGGGCATTGTTCTAGAGGGCGGCGAGATTCGGCCGGGTGATGCGATCCGCGTGGAGCTTCCGGCGCCGCCTCATCGGCAGCTCGCTCCCGTGTGA
- a CDS encoding DUF488 family protein, with translation MKKPRLFTIGYEGADLDRFLTTLQDAGVAVLADVRAVALSRKRGFSKSALREALSQREIGYDHFIRLGTPKEGRQAARAGDAAMMKRIYCEEVLTTPEAEEAFEQLADLAQQQPVCLLCFERDPAICHRRILSDRLRDRGMQVVDLTVV, from the coding sequence ATGAAGAAACCTCGGCTCTTCACCATCGGCTATGAGGGAGCGGATCTCGACCGCTTCCTCACCACCCTGCAGGATGCGGGCGTCGCCGTGCTTGCCGACGTGCGGGCCGTGGCCCTGTCGCGCAAGCGCGGCTTTTCGAAATCCGCGCTGCGGGAGGCCTTGTCCCAACGGGAGATCGGCTACGACCACTTCATCCGTCTCGGTACCCCAAAGGAGGGGCGCCAGGCCGCCCGCGCCGGCGACGCCGCCATGATGAAGCGGATCTATTGCGAAGAGGTCCTCACCACGCCGGAGGCCGAGGAGGCCTTCGAGCAGCTGGCCGACCTTGCGCAGCAGCAGCCGGTCTGCCTCCTGTGCTTCGAGCGCGATCCCGCTATCTGTCATCGCCGCATTCTCTCGGACCGCCTGCGCGACCGGGGCATGCAGGTGGTTGACCTCACGGTCGTCTGA
- a CDS encoding cyclase dehydrase yields the protein MAQHRYDRSRRRSPASAETMARGLGWFSLALGAAEVLGARSMARWLGMEDHERLIRAYGMREIATGIGILSQRDPTPWIWGRVAGDALDLATLGNALRDPRAHRDRVAVAFGAVAGATVLDVACANALTGQETQPRGRAVDYSDRSGLPQPPQRMRGAARDFQAPRDMRIPDALRPYKQPQSPGRPMPSM from the coding sequence ATGGCTCAGCACCGATACGATCGTTCCCGCCGCCGCTCGCCGGCCTCCGCAGAGACGATGGCCCGTGGGCTTGGCTGGTTCAGCCTCGCGCTCGGCGCCGCCGAAGTGCTGGGTGCCAGGAGCATGGCGCGCTGGCTCGGCATGGAGGATCACGAGCGTCTCATCCGGGCCTACGGCATGCGCGAGATCGCCACCGGAATCGGCATCCTCTCGCAGCGGGATCCGACACCCTGGATCTGGGGGCGTGTCGCCGGCGATGCGCTCGATCTCGCAACGCTCGGCAACGCCCTGCGCGATCCGCGGGCGCATCGCGACCGGGTTGCGGTGGCCTTCGGGGCCGTGGCGGGCGCGACCGTCCTCGATGTGGCCTGTGCCAATGCATTGACGGGGCAGGAAACGCAACCGCGCGGACGAGCCGTCGATTACAGCGACCGCAGCGGCCTGCCGCAGCCGCCCCAGAGGATGCGCGGTGCCGCAAGAGATTTCCAGGCGCCGCGGGACATGCGCATCCCCGATGCCCTGCGTCCCTACAAGCAGCCCCAAAGCCCTGGACGGCCGATGCCGTCCATGTAA
- a CDS encoding zinc-dependent alcohol dehydrogenase, translated as MKALRWYGKGDIRCESVPDPEIEEARDAIIKVTSCAICGSDLHLYDHFMPGMEKGDIMGHETMGEVVEVGSSVKNLKVGDRVVIPFTIICGECDQCRRGNFSVCERTNRNANLAAKAFGHTTAGLFGYTHLTGGYAGGQAEYLRVPYADTTHVKIPDGIPDEKVLFLSDIFPTGWQAAVQCDIEPTDTVAIWGAGPVGQMAIRSALLLGARQVIAIDCVPERLSMARAGGAITINFQEESVIERLNELTSGKGPEKCIDAVGMEAHVSLTHPDTILDRAKQAVMLESDRPHVLREMIYVCRPAGVLSVPGVYGGLLDKIPFGALMNKGLTVRTGQTHVNRWTDDLLRRIQEGQIDPSFVITHTVGLEEGPQMYETFRDKKDGCVKVVLKPQ; from the coding sequence ATGAAAGCGCTTCGCTGGTACGGGAAGGGAGACATTCGCTGCGAGTCGGTTCCCGATCCGGAGATCGAGGAGGCCCGCGACGCAATCATCAAGGTGACGAGCTGCGCCATCTGCGGATCCGACCTGCACCTCTACGACCATTTCATGCCCGGCATGGAAAAGGGCGACATCATGGGCCACGAGACCATGGGCGAGGTGGTCGAGGTCGGATCGTCCGTCAAGAATCTGAAGGTCGGCGACCGGGTCGTGATTCCTTTCACGATCATCTGCGGGGAGTGCGACCAGTGCCGGCGCGGTAATTTTTCAGTCTGCGAGCGCACCAACCGTAACGCCAATCTCGCCGCCAAGGCCTTCGGCCATACGACGGCGGGGCTGTTCGGCTATACCCATCTCACCGGCGGCTATGCGGGCGGACAGGCAGAATACCTGCGCGTGCCCTATGCGGACACGACCCATGTGAAGATCCCCGACGGCATTCCGGACGAGAAGGTCCTGTTCCTGAGCGATATCTTCCCCACCGGATGGCAGGCGGCCGTCCAGTGCGACATCGAGCCGACCGACACGGTCGCCATCTGGGGTGCGGGACCGGTCGGCCAGATGGCGATCCGCAGTGCCCTCCTGCTCGGGGCCCGGCAGGTGATCGCCATCGACTGCGTTCCCGAGCGCCTGAGCATGGCGCGGGCAGGCGGCGCGATCACCATCAATTTCCAGGAAGAGAGCGTCATCGAACGCCTCAACGAGCTGACGAGCGGCAAAGGCCCTGAAAAGTGCATCGATGCGGTCGGCATGGAGGCGCATGTGTCCCTGACGCATCCGGACACGATCCTCGACCGCGCCAAGCAGGCCGTCATGCTCGAATCCGACCGGCCGCACGTGCTGCGGGAGATGATCTATGTCTGCCGTCCTGCGGGCGTCCTGTCCGTGCCGGGCGTCTATGGCGGGCTCCTCGACAAGATCCCGTTCGGCGCCCTCATGAACAAGGGCCTCACGGTCCGCACCGGCCAGACCCACGTGAACCGGTGGACCGACGATCTGCTGCGGCGGATCCAGGAGGGGCAGATCGATCCCTCCTTCGTGATCACCCACACGGTCGGCCTCGAAGAGGGGCCGCAGATGTACGAAACGTTCCGCGACAAGAAGGACGGCTGCGTCAAGGTCGTCCTCAAGCCCCAGTGA
- a CDS encoding NUDIX hydrolase, with the protein MPKKAISLPNGELCQVAALPFRIKDGKVEVLLVTSRETKRWLIPKGWPMKGKKPHKAAAQEAVEEAGVKGSIQNKPIGHYEYWKRRTEHFDLCRVEVYPLEVSKQLKTWREKGQRDAQWFDVEDAAYRVLEPALAELIRGLPAHL; encoded by the coding sequence ATGCCCAAAAAAGCCATCAGTCTTCCCAACGGCGAACTGTGCCAGGTCGCGGCCCTTCCGTTCCGGATCAAGGACGGGAAGGTCGAGGTGCTTCTCGTCACCTCGCGGGAGACCAAGCGGTGGCTCATTCCCAAGGGCTGGCCCATGAAGGGCAAGAAGCCGCACAAGGCGGCCGCCCAGGAGGCTGTCGAGGAGGCGGGCGTCAAGGGCTCCATCCAGAACAAGCCCATCGGGCATTACGAGTACTGGAAGCGCCGGACCGAGCATTTCGACCTGTGCCGGGTCGAGGTTTACCCGCTCGAAGTCTCCAAGCAGCTCAAGACCTGGCGCGAGAAGGGCCAGCGCGACGCCCAGTGGTTCGACGTGGAGGATGCGGCCTACCGGGTCCTGGAGCCGGCGCTGGCCGAGCTCATCCGTGGACTGCCGGCTCATCTGTGA
- a CDS encoding inositol monophosphatase family protein: protein MQDDLNTRFEAACAVAREAGALARRRFLERPRSQRADMKGPQDFLTATDSEVEELIRSRLLALFPQDSFFGEEGGGSFERDVWVVDPIDGTANFARGIPHFAVSIAFLRDERVEIGIVLDVMHDELYTARRGGGAALNSKPIHVSGLADLRQATVEAGWSARMPSEPYLAMVERLKQAGANVRRGGSGTLGIVYVADGRIDAYCELHINAWDVLAGLLIVEEAGGVTNDFLAGDGLRTGNPVLACTPELAGPVTAATGIRIGKAAA from the coding sequence ATGCAAGACGATCTGAACACGCGTTTCGAAGCGGCCTGCGCGGTCGCGCGGGAAGCCGGAGCCCTGGCGCGCCGGCGTTTCCTCGAACGGCCCCGCTCGCAGCGCGCCGACATGAAGGGTCCGCAGGACTTCCTCACGGCCACGGATTCCGAGGTGGAGGAGCTCATCAGGAGCCGCCTCCTGGCGCTTTTCCCGCAGGATTCCTTCTTCGGCGAGGAGGGCGGCGGCTCCTTCGAGCGGGATGTCTGGGTGGTGGACCCCATCGACGGAACGGCGAATTTCGCCCGCGGCATCCCGCATTTCGCCGTCTCCATCGCATTCCTTCGGGACGAACGGGTCGAGATCGGCATCGTTCTCGACGTGATGCACGACGAACTCTACACGGCCCGGCGCGGTGGCGGCGCGGCCCTGAACAGCAAGCCCATCCATGTGAGCGGGCTCGCCGATCTCCGCCAGGCCACCGTGGAGGCCGGTTGGTCCGCCCGGATGCCGTCCGAGCCTTATCTGGCCATGGTGGAGCGCCTGAAGCAGGCCGGCGCCAACGTGCGCCGCGGCGGCTCCGGGACCCTCGGGATCGTGTATGTGGCGGACGGCCGGATCGACGCCTATTGCGAACTCCACATCAATGCCTGGGACGTCCTGGCCGGGCTCCTGATCGTCGAGGAAGCCGGAGGCGTGACCAACGACTTCCTGGCCGGCGACGGGCTCCGCACGGGGAACCCGGTGCTCGCCTGCACGCCGGAGCTCGCCGGCCCCGTCACGGCCGCCACGGGCATCCGCATCGGCAAAGCGGCGGCCTGA
- a CDS encoding ABC transporter substrate-binding protein, whose amino-acid sequence MLAGTTAALSFLSAASAQAQGALVMYCGVQEEWCRAMTTAFERETGIKVSMTRKSSGEIYAQVKAESANPRADIWWGGTGDPHMQAAEEGLTVEYKSPKLGELQDWAVRQWEQSKNRTVGIYSGALGFGYNTELIKSKGVAEPKCWADLLNPKLKDEVQMADPNSSGTAYTLLATIVQIMGEDKGFDYLKSLHKNINQYTKSGAAPAKAMALGETTVGIAFMHDIVTMVVDKAPVKVVAPCEGTGYEIGSMSIIKGAKNMDSAKKFYDWALTPAAQKLGAEAKSYQVPSNKSTPVPPQAPKLEEIKLINFDFAKYGSSEERKRLLSKWDNEVKNLPK is encoded by the coding sequence ATGCTGGCCGGCACCACCGCGGCCCTGTCGTTCCTGTCGGCCGCTTCGGCCCAGGCCCAGGGCGCGCTCGTGATGTATTGCGGCGTGCAGGAAGAATGGTGCCGGGCCATGACGACCGCCTTCGAGCGGGAGACGGGCATCAAGGTTTCGATGACCCGCAAGAGCTCGGGCGAGATCTACGCCCAGGTCAAGGCGGAGTCCGCCAATCCCCGCGCCGACATCTGGTGGGGCGGCACGGGCGACCCGCACATGCAGGCCGCCGAGGAAGGCCTCACGGTCGAGTACAAGTCGCCCAAGCTCGGCGAGCTTCAGGACTGGGCGGTGCGCCAGTGGGAGCAGTCCAAGAACCGCACGGTCGGCATCTATTCGGGCGCGCTCGGCTTCGGCTACAACACCGAGCTCATCAAGTCGAAGGGCGTCGCCGAGCCGAAATGCTGGGCCGATCTGCTCAATCCCAAGCTGAAGGACGAGGTCCAGATGGCGGACCCGAACTCCTCCGGCACGGCCTATACGCTGCTGGCCACCATCGTCCAGATCATGGGCGAGGATAAGGGCTTCGACTATCTCAAGTCCCTGCACAAGAACATCAACCAGTACACCAAGTCCGGCGCCGCTCCGGCCAAGGCCATGGCGCTCGGCGAGACCACGGTCGGCATCGCGTTCATGCACGACATCGTGACCATGGTGGTGGACAAGGCTCCCGTGAAGGTCGTCGCCCCCTGCGAGGGCACGGGCTACGAGATCGGCTCCATGTCGATCATCAAGGGCGCCAAGAACATGGACAGCGCCAAGAAGTTCTACGACTGGGCGCTGACCCCCGCGGCGCAGAAGCTCGGCGCGGAGGCCAAGTCCTACCAGGTGCCGTCGAACAAGAGCACGCCGGTTCCGCCGCAGGCTCCGAAGCTCGAAGAAATCAAGCTGATCAACTTCGACTTCGCGAAGTACGGTTCCTCGGAGGAGCGCAAGCGTCTCCTGTCCAAGTGGGACAACGAGGTGAAAAACCTGCCGAAATAG